A genome region from Cryptococcus neoformans var. neoformans B-3501A chromosome 8, whole genome shotgun sequence includes the following:
- a CDS encoding hypothetical protein (HMMPfam hit to dCMP_cyt_deam, Cytidine and deoxycytidylate deaminase zinc-binding region, score: 51.9, E(): 1.8e-12) — protein sequence MFIQAIFGASVTAMAGLYALKSGANPTHSDNVPYEVDLHWMRKSIEVMPPCHFNAYGSVIVNASNNELLCSGYNSQLEIGDPTEHGEVNAIRNCVKKYTELGWTPAQITEIWPQSWIYTTAEPCPMCGSTILQSGFKRVVYGTSSPDLVGMGWTEYLVSVRNKWLRKAAVVQPGFGGNRPVTQVVGHVGNNETDPRLAWQFNLDYPCPEGCHRHGEEQICKPVA from the exons ATGTTTATTCAGGCGATCTTCGGTGCCAGCGTTACTGCCATGGCTGGGCTCTACGCCCTTAAATCTGGAGCGAACCCCACTCATTCGGACAATGTCCCTTACGAAGTCGACCTCCATTGGATGCGCAAATCTATTGAGGTGATGCCTCCCTGTCATTTCAACGCCTACGGCTCT GTTATTGTGAACGCTTCTAACAACGAGTTGTTATGTTCTGGATACAACTCACAGCTTGAAATTGGAGACCCTACTGAACATGGTGAAGTTAATGCTATTCGT AACTGTGTTAAGAAGTACACAGAGCTTGGCTGGACACCTGCTCAG ATCACTGAAATTTGGCCTCAATCTTGGATTTACACCACCGCCGAGCC TTGCCCCATGTGCGGCTCCACAATCCTTCAAT CTGGCTTCAAACGAGTCGTCTATGGTACTTCGAGTCCCGATCTAGTCGGCATGGGTTGGACCGAATACCTCGTCTCCGTCCGTAACAAATGGCTCCGTAAAGCTGCTGTCGTCCAACCCGGTTTTGGCGGCAATCGACCGGTCACACAAGTCGTAGGGCATGTGGGCAACAATGAGACCGACCCGCGACTCGCTTGGCAGTTTAACCTTGATTATCCTTGTCCTGAGGGGTGCCACAGGCATGGAGAGGAACAGATTTGCAAGCCTGTTGCTTGA
- a CDS encoding hypothetical protein (HMMPfam hit to Transp_cyt_pur, Permease for cytosine/purines, uracil, thiamine, allantoin, score: 53.1, E(): 7.5e-13), whose amino-acid sequence MSITPPEYDEKDIEAQTYVSPAGRQHDHASAGGLLEADDGVPRGKGISAPLWKAMAWFDRFGVEARGIERVPEDDRPHTSWWDNGTLWFSVNSCVGTFSVGYLGHLYYGMGLRDAALTIVFFNLLSCAPVAYMCTFGKELGLRQMVLSRFALGYWTGVIPVIFNLIACCGWATMNTIAGISCWRAISTTHQIPVVAAAVILALLTLIVSFCGYKVIHLYEKFAGYPVLIAFLVSMGTSAKYMDLPGAWGPSGPVEAAGVLTFGCAIVGYAIGWVGFAADFTVSMPRETSTKKLFWVTFWGLAIPLIFIELMGALAVTTFSARPDWEEMFNDGAAGGLLAGLLQPCGGFGKFLLVILGLSTVAVNTPNVYIFTNTFHALSPYCQAIPRPFIALIVSIIYAVLAAAGANSFSAVLENLLLFLAYWLAMYFGIVATEHLVFRKNSFDNYVPDDYTNWRMLPLGVAGFFALGLGWTGAALGMNTSWFIGPIAKQIGGGGDVGFELAFGFAVTTFIPLRYFEKKYWGH is encoded by the exons ATGTCCATTACACCACCTGAATACGACGAAAAAGATATCGAAGCCCAAACCTATGTTTCCCCAGCAGGCCGCCAACATGATCACGCCTCTGCAGGTGGTCTTCTAGAGGCTGACGATGGTGTACCCCGAGGAAAGGGtatctctgcccctttaTGGAAAGCCATGGCCTGGTTTGATCGG TTTGGCGTTGAAGCAAGAGGTATTGAAAGAGTACCAGAAGATGATAGGCCTCATACCAGCTG GTGGGATAACGGCACACTTTGGTTCTCTGTCAACTCTTGTGTCGGCACTTTCAGTGTAGGCTACTTGGGACATCTCTACTACGGTATGGGCCTTCGAGATGCCGCTCTCACTattgtcttcttcaacttgcTTTCCTGCGCTCCCGTCGCTTATATGTGCACTTTCGGTAAA GAACTTGGACTTCGTCAGATGGTTCTTTCACGTTTTGCCCTTGGTTACTGGACCGGAGTTATCCCCGTTATCTTCAACTTGATTGCTTGTTGTGGTTGGGCCA CCATGAACACTATTGCTGGTATCTCTTGTTGGCGAGCAATCAGCACCACCCATCAAATACCTGTGgtcgctgctgctgtgaTCCTTGCTCTCCTTACTCTTATCGTTTCCTTCTGTGGATACAAGGTCATCCACCTTTACGAAAAATTTGCTGGTTACCCTGTTTTGAT CGCTTTTCTGGTGTCAATGGGCACTTCTGCCAAGTACATGGATCTCCCAGGCGCGTGGGGTCCCAGCGGACCTGTAGAAGCCGCCGGTGTTCTCACGTTTGGCTGTGCTATTGTCGGATACGC GATTGGATGGGTCGGTTTCGCTgccgactttacagtctcCATGCCCAGAGAGACGAGCACCAAAAAGCTTTTTTGGGTTACCTTCTGGGGCTTGGCGATTCCGCTGATCTTCATTGAGCTTATGGGTGCTTTGGCAGTCACTACCTTTAGTGCCCGACCTGACTGGGAAGAGATGT TCAACGATGGTGCGGCTGGTGGCTTACTTGCCGgtcttcttcagccttgTGGTGGCTTTGGTAAATTCCTGCTTGTCATCCTCGGTTTGTCAACTGTGGCTGTCAACACACC CAATGTTTATATTTTCACCAACACCTTCCACGCCCTCTCTCCTTACTGCCAAGCTATCCCCCGACCTTTCATCGCCCTCATTGTCAGCATCATCTACGCTGTTCTCGCCGCGGCCGGTGCAAACTCCTTCTCTGCCGTGCTTGaaaaccttcttctcttcttggctTACTGGCTCGCCATGTACTTCGGTATCGTGGCGACTGAGCATTTGGTATTTAGGAAGAACAGCTTTGACAATTATGTGCCAGATGATTACACAAACTGGAGGATGTTGCCTTTGGGTGTCGCTGGGTTCTTTGCCTTAGGTCTCGGATGGACAGGTGCTGCTCTTG GCATGAACACTTCTTGGTTTATCGGCCCTATTGCCAAACAAATcggaggtggtggtgatgtgGGCTTTGAGCTGGCCTTTGGATTTGCAGTAACGACCTTCATACCACTGCGATACTTTGAAAAGAAGTATTGGGGCCATTAG